The Stieleria maiorica genome includes the window CGTTCATCTCGTCGGGATCCATCGCAGGGATCGCCGGCGAAAACTACCTGCTCGCATCGGCCCGATACGGCCATGGCGAAGGCGGAGCCGGTAAACGTGGCTCGCGCGCCCTGTATGGGGGCCACTCGCATGTGGGAACGATGATTTACCTGGGTGACAACTGGCCCGACCAGTATCGCAACCACCTGTTCACGCACAACCTGCATGGGCACCAAATGAACCACCAAATCAATCACCGTGACGGCAGCGGGTTCAATACGGTGCATGCCGGATACGATGTGTTGCACTGCGCCGATCCGCAATACATCGGTGTCGATTTGCAATGTGGCCCCGATGGAACGGTCTACATCAGCGACTGGTACGATCCCCGACATTGCCACAGCCCACACATGGAGCAATGGCAGCGTGGGAACGGCCGGATGTACCGCATGCGATACGAGGGGTTCACGCCGGCGAACGTCAACTATGCCCAGGCCTCCGATGTGGAACTCGTCCAGGCACAACTGCACCGGAACGATTGGCACGTCCGCGCCGCCCGTTTGGTGTTGGCCGAGCGAGCCGTCTGGCGCGTTATCGACAGCGATGCCGTCGAGCAACTACGAATCATGGCCACGTCGCATCCGAGCGACGCAAGACGGCTGCGGGCGATGTGGTGCCTGCACGTAACCGGTACGTTGGACGCCGAACTCGCAAGCAGGCTGCTTGATGACGCGAGCGAGTTCGTGCGCGGCTGGACGGTCCAACTGCTTGCCGAATCAACGAACCTGCAGGGATGCCGCGACTTGCTGCTTTCGATGATCGCCAAGGAAACTTCGCCGTTGGTGAAGCTGTACCTCACATCAGCCGCGGGGCGAATGCGGGATGAAACGGCGTGGCGAATCATCGAAACGCTTTCCGGTCAGCCCGAAAACGCAGCCGACCGCACGTTGTCGCTGCTGATTTGGCAATCGTTGGCTCAGTTCATGGGAAGCGATTTGGATCGCGCCGACGACCTGGTCGATCGCACCCGCATCCCGTCGCTCGGTCACTACATTCGCTGGTACGCACCCCAGTTGTCAGACCAGGGACGCGATTTGATGACGTCCCGTCTCGCAGAAACAGCGGGTGAAGAGCGACTGATGACACTGCGGTTGTTCGCCGATGGGATCAGGGATCGGCGAAATCTAAACGCGCCCGCCGGCTGGGCATCGTTGGCAGCCGATCTGTATCGCGACGACGCAACACGCGGCCCGGCCGAAACGCTCGGGGCGGCGTTTGGCGACGAATCGCTGTACCGCCGAATGCGGAATCAATTGGCCGACGAACAGACAAGCCTGCACGACCGCCAACACGCACTTTCCATTCTGGCCAGTGATTCGAACCCCGAGAACCTGCCCGCGATGTTGAGCTTGATTGATGTTCCACAACTTCAGTTGGAAATCATTCGTCAACTGAAGCGATATGACGATCCAGGCGTCGCGGCCGCGTTGATCGATCGATTGCCTACGCTTCCCGACACGATCCGCGAAGCCGCGATGGAAACGCTCTGTAGTCGCGCCGCTTCATCACTGCTCTTGCTCGATGCCATCAAGCATGGCCGAGTCGCGAAGGGGCAACTCACGGGATTCTATGCCCGCCAGATGGCGAGTTTGGAACACGAGGACGTCAGCGCGAAACTCCAAGAGCAATGGGGGACGCTGGGGCAATCGTCCGCGGAATCGAAAGCGGCGATCGATTCACTGGTGGACCAGTACAAGAAAGCTCCGTTGTGGGCCTATCACCGCGGTAACGGTGAGGCGACGTTCAAGAAGTTGTGTGCGACGTGCCACGTCCAAACCGAAGACGCCCAGCGAATCGGCCCCAAGCTGGACGGCACGGGGGCGAAAGGCATCGAGTACATCGTGGAGAACATCATCGATCCCAACGCGGTGATCGGAGAGGACTTTCTGGCCCGACAGATTCTCACCGTCGACGGTGTGGTGATTACCGGCGTGGTGCTGAAAGAGACCGATTCGGCGCTGACCATTCGTACCGCAACCGCCACCCAAACGGTCGCCCAAGACGACGTGGAGCAAATGATCGTTTCGAAAAACTCCTTCATGCCCGAAGGATTGCTGAAACAACTGACCGATCGTGAACGCATCGAACTACTGATGTACCTGATGTCGCTCAAATAGCTGTCGCCCTGCCCATGCAGGCGACACCACGCAGGTCATCGTCCGAGTCGGCTAGGAGATTCGCATGGCGTAGCGAAGACGACGCGTCACAAATATCGCTCCCTTTCCCAATTCAAGTTGATCGGGCAAAACGATGGCTGACTGGAATTGTCTTGCCCCCATTGTTTTGCCCCTTTCGTCACCGCCACATCATCGCGTCGCTGGCTGCCAGCGACCGAATCCGGCCACCAATTGCGAAG containing:
- a CDS encoding PVC-type heme-binding CxxCH protein, which codes for MQRFATTFLGLFAVVACLGVTDHATAEANGQTQLFDGKTLDDWQFDGKHWRVEDGSIVGEIPKGQTLRENTWMIWSGGELKDFDLRLQVKLTGAPQANSGIQFRAQATDPRHVSGYQADLDMGATWLGRIYDEHGRALLVERGQRVSIDRQGRRTAKRFSPAGLFAPIFRENDWNDYRIVAIGSRVNVFVNGTLFSELIDDEAGAADLSGKLAFQLHSGPETRVAFRNIVLETLTPDDARLGPTPLTTIADQPRPVESAVGILPRDGDANDLDLGFESGDLNNWTATGDAFNGQPVKEDTIGQRWSGQSSGKHGDYFIGGYEVTRSDAAQGTLTSIWFKASAPFASFLVAGGDTAATRVDILARRAEDDAEQVIATASGDRREQMQRVVIDLRSHQGRSIAIRLVDESSGPWGHLNFDDFRFHPTRPEVAAAESGSPLDNPLLHHLLANPKPTPVAGETLAKMSVPAGFEVDLIAAEPDVHQPMAFTFDARGRLWVVEGHCYPTKRKEGEGLDKVLIFEDADHDGRFEKRKVFVEGLNLVSGLQVGHGGVWIGAAPELLFIPDRDANDIPDGEPQVLLDGFGFGDTHETINSFIWGPDGWLYGNQGVFNQSYVGKPGTDHDRRVHLAAGVWRYHPTRHDFEVFAHGGSNQWGLDFDDHGQLFMTHCRSAYGRGPTTHVIQGGHYWNQINGRHAPFISSGSIAGIAGENYLLASARYGHGEGGAGKRGSRALYGGHSHVGTMIYLGDNWPDQYRNHLFTHNLHGHQMNHQINHRDGSGFNTVHAGYDVLHCADPQYIGVDLQCGPDGTVYISDWYDPRHCHSPHMEQWQRGNGRMYRMRYEGFTPANVNYAQASDVELVQAQLHRNDWHVRAARLVLAERAVWRVIDSDAVEQLRIMATSHPSDARRLRAMWCLHVTGTLDAELASRLLDDASEFVRGWTVQLLAESTNLQGCRDLLLSMIAKETSPLVKLYLTSAAGRMRDETAWRIIETLSGQPENAADRTLSLLIWQSLAQFMGSDLDRADDLVDRTRIPSLGHYIRWYAPQLSDQGRDLMTSRLAETAGEERLMTLRLFADGIRDRRNLNAPAGWASLAADLYRDDATRGPAETLGAAFGDESLYRRMRNQLADEQTSLHDRQHALSILASDSNPENLPAMLSLIDVPQLQLEIIRQLKRYDDPGVAAALIDRLPTLPDTIREAAMETLCSRAASSLLLLDAIKHGRVAKGQLTGFYARQMASLEHEDVSAKLQEQWGTLGQSSAESKAAIDSLVDQYKKAPLWAYHRGNGEATFKKLCATCHVQTEDAQRIGPKLDGTGAKGIEYIVENIIDPNAVIGEDFLARQILTVDGVVITGVVLKETDSALTIRTATATQTVAQDDVEQMIVSKNSFMPEGLLKQLTDRERIELLMYLMSLK